The Aestuariibaculum lutulentum genome segment TCGTTGATGATTTTAGCAGAACGCTCTAATAAACGAGAGTGTAAGTAGAAAACGTCTCCAGGGTACGCCTCACGTCCTGGTGGACGACGTAATAATAAAGATACCTCACGGTAAGCAACTGCTTGTTTCGATAAATCATCGAATACGATTAAAGCAGGACGACCAGTATCTCTAAAGTACTCACCAATTGCAGCACCCGCCATAGGAGCGTAAACCTGCATTGGAGCTGGATCTGAAGCATTAGCAGCTACGATAGTTGTATAAGCTAAAGCACCTTTCTCTTCTAATGTTTTAGCTATGTTTGCTACAGTTGAAGCTTTTTGTCCAACAGCAACATATATACAGTATACTGGGTTCCCAGCATCGTAAAATTCTTTTTGATTTAAGATAGCATCGATACAAACGGTAGTTTTACCAGTTTGACGGTCTCCAATTACCAACTCACGTTGTCCTCTACCAACAGGGATCATCGCGTCGATAGACTTGATACCAGTTTGTAATGGCTCAGTTACAGGCTCACGGAAAACAACACCTGGAGCTTTACGCTCTAAAGGCATTTGGTAAGTTTGTCCTGCAATAGCACCTTTACCATCGATAGGGTTACCTAAAGTATCAACAACACGACCAACAATACCTTCTCCTACATTAATAGAAGCAATACGTCCTGTACGTTTTACTGTAGAACCTTCTTTTACTTCTTTAGAAGGACCTAATAATACCACACCTACGTTATCTTCTTCAAGGTTTAATACGATACCCTCTAATCCTCCTTCAAACTCTACTAACTCACCGTATTGTGCATTAGAAAGTCCGTAAGCACGTGCAATACCATCACCTACAGTTAATACTGTTCCTACTTCG includes the following:
- the atpA gene encoding F0F1 ATP synthase subunit alpha — encoded protein: MAEVKPAEISAILKQQLSGFEAGASLDEVGTVLTVGDGIARAYGLSNAQYGELVEFEGGLEGIVLNLEEDNVGVVLLGPSKEVKEGSTVKRTGRIASINVGEGIVGRVVDTLGNPIDGKGAIAGQTYQMPLERKAPGVVFREPVTEPLQTGIKSIDAMIPVGRGQRELVIGDRQTGKTTVCIDAILNQKEFYDAGNPVYCIYVAVGQKASTVANIAKTLEEKGALAYTTIVAANASDPAPMQVYAPMAGAAIGEYFRDTGRPALIVFDDLSKQAVAYREVSLLLRRPPGREAYPGDVFYLHSRLLERSAKIINDDEIAKGMNDLPDSLKSVVKGGGSLTALPIIETQAGDVSAYIPTNVISITDGQIFLDGDLFNSGVRPAINVGISVSRVGGNAQIKSMKKVSGTLKLDQAQFRELEAFAKFGSDLDAVTLNVIEKGKRNVEILKQAQNDPFTVEDQVAIIYAGSKNLLKDVPVEKVKEFERDYLEFLRAKHSDVLATLKAGKLTDEVTDTLATVAKELSGKYRA